One region of Silene latifolia isolate original U9 population unplaced genomic scaffold, ASM4854445v1 scaffold_57, whole genome shotgun sequence genomic DNA includes:
- the LOC141639752 gene encoding protein FAR1-RELATED SEQUENCE 5-like has translation MKSVVPEVFKESTHRLCMWHIMKKLREKVSYQLFQDEDFKTRLNRCVWNNQLEPDEFEEQWGKIMTDYQLVEHEWFSFVRSRGTKWIPAYFKDISMSGLMRVTSRSESENSFFDRFLTPHLTLFEFWVCYESALEAQRHKQSKLNSDNKHSEIPRKTKSNLEVHASEIYSHNIFKDFQIELVAALSNCRFKDVEKIDETKIYILTDLQMPNKSWNVAYSPDNMEITCSVLCFREWACCASTAFGFYTTKIFEKIPNST, from the coding sequence ATGAAGTCGGTAGTCCCGGAAGTGTTTAAGGAGTCAACACACAGACTGTGCATGTGGCACATAATGAAGAAACTAAGAGAGAAAGTCAGTTATCAACTGTTTCAAGATGAGGATTTTAAGACCAGGCTCAAtaggtgtgtttggaacaaccaacTTGAGCCTGATGAATTCGAAGAACAATGGGGGAAGATAATGACTGATTATCAACTTGTAGAACACGAGTGGTTTTCATTTGTACGATCTCGAGGAACAAAGTGGATCCCTGCCTATTTTAAAGATATTTCAATGTCTGGCTTGATGAGGGTTACTTCTAGGTCTGAGAGTGAAAACAGTTTCTTTGACAGGTTCCTCACACCTCATTTGACCCTTTTTGAGTTTTGGGTGTGCTATGAGAGTGCCTTGGAAGCACAAAGACACAAGCAGTCCAAATTGAACAGTGACAACAAACATTCTGAAATCCCACGGAAAACAAAGTCAAACCTTGAAGTCCATGCTTCTGAAATATACTCGcacaacattttcaaagactTCCAAATAGAATTGGTTGCAGCTTTGTCTAATTGCCGTTTTAAAGATGTggagaagattgatgagacaaaaatatatattctaacAGACTTGCAGATGCCAAATAAGTCATGGAACGTAGCATATTCACCAGATAACATGGAGATTACTTGTTCTGTTCTATGTTTCAGAGAATGGGCTTGTTGTGCGAGCACCGCCTTTGGATTCTACACAACCAAGATTTTCGAGAAAATACCGAACAGTACATAA
- the LOC141639753 gene encoding protein FAR1-RELATED SEQUENCE 5-like has protein sequence MSTSDATTSSSTNNSFKIPRTRIETLNTLQYIPFCPEEKKPKVGQVFETLESAELFYKEYCTICGFTPRLATTKRIKGNELPNSFALRNVVCNRQESDVTDISRVRPITRIDCRALVQFKYQENGTYIVTRFDEAHNHPLASPESTIFLKGNRKMTEVQKKFVTKELCGGYDNIGATEVDFKNFVRDIKTYIGNFDAQMFVENLIGRKDTCISFYFDFIVDENKCLAGVFWADPICIKNYMLFGEVLSADATYGTNKYDMVFVPFT, from the exons atgagtacaagtgatgcaactacgtCTTCTTCTACAAATAACAGCTTTAAAATACCAAGGACAAGAATTGAAACATTAAATACACTCCAGTACATTCCATTCTGTCCAGAGGAAAAGAAACCTAAAGTAGGACAAGTATTCGAAACGCTAGAATCAGCAGAGTTATTCTACAAAGAATATTGTACAATCTGTGGGTTTACGCCAAGACTTGCAACAACAAAAAGGATTAAAGGCAATGAATTaccaaacagttttgcattaaggaatGTTGTCTGCAATAGGCAAG AATCTGATGTGACAGACATAAGCCGTGTGAGGCCGATTACAAGAATTGACTGTCGTGCATTAGTGCAGTTTAAATACCAAGAAAATGGAACTTATATTGTTACCAGATTCGATGAAGCGCATAACCATCCACTTGCTTCGCCTGAATCTACAATATTCTTGAAAGGAAACCGAAAAATGACAGAGGTACAAAAGAAATTTGTCACAAAG GAGCTGTGTGGAGGTTACGACAACATTGGGGCTACTGAGGTTGATTTCAAAAACTTTGTCAGGGACATAAAAACCTACATTGGTAATTTTGATGCACAAATGTTTGTTGAAAATCTTATTGGGAGAAAAGACACATGCATttcattttactttgattttatagTAGATGAAAACAAGTGCCTGGCTGGAGTGTTTTGGGCAGATCCGATCTGCATAAAGAACTACATGCTGTTCGGTGAGGTTTTATCAGCAGATGCTACATATggaacaaacaagtacgatatggtgTTTGTGCCTTTCACATGA